In Providencia sneebia DSM 19967, one DNA window encodes the following:
- a CDS encoding fimbrial protein, whose translation MNKLARLIYGLTASFVFLPLNSFAIGNFLEVQFSGELLSTQCQVSATSINKKITLQNIRWQYINEHGSSAITPFTIEIEKCVQSDLNKIVKFTWESSNLVTIGNDKFLKTQGPSGVLLGLVDGDELPLTWSQAMKIGKVTTVKGEQQFNFGVYVRKPAVGDAKVGEFTGTATFKVEYE comes from the coding sequence ATGAATAAGCTTGCAAGATTAATTTATGGGTTAACAGCATCATTCGTATTTTTACCATTAAATAGTTTTGCTATCGGCAATTTTTTAGAAGTTCAATTTTCTGGCGAATTACTCTCAACACAATGTCAGGTTTCAGCAACTTCCATAAATAAAAAAATCACATTACAAAATATACGCTGGCAATATATTAATGAGCATGGCAGTAGTGCAATAACGCCATTTACGATTGAAATTGAAAAATGTGTTCAATCTGATTTAAATAAAATTGTTAAATTTACATGGGAAAGTTCTAATTTAGTTACGATTGGTAATGATAAATTTTTAAAGACTCAAGGACCAAGTGGGGTTTTGCTTGGACTCGTTGATGGTGATGAATTACCTCTAACGTGGAGTCAAGCTATGAAAATAGGAAAAGTGACAACTGTTAAGGGTGAACAACAATTTAATTTTGGTGTATATGTTAGAAAACCAGCTGTTGGTGATGCTAAAGTCGGAGAATTTACTGGAACCGCGACATTTAAAGTGGAGTATGAATAA
- a CDS encoding fimbria/pilus outer membrane usher protein — MMFKISKITQALLLIYGVSASNAYATNTSEFNIDILDAEDIENVDMSQFSVAGYVIPGDYVLSVFVNGQRLGSPRDINVFVPTSGSDQNQITCIPVDLIDLLGLKESSKKEITTFHDGKCLDLSALAGVTTKIELSNLSLNITIPQSWMEYRDPYWIPPELWEEGVNGAFIDYNLNANYTENNNGSKRSYLSSSGTSGINVGSWRLRGDYYATYQTENANNERASQTKHDFDFSRLYAFKSIKSLSSLFTLGENYFYSDIFESWQYTGMSLESDDRMLPPKLVGYAPEIIGVANTNATVIVRSQDRIILETTVPAGPFRIQTLDSGIRWVLDVTVKEEDGEEKKFSITTASLPYLTRPGRIDYKLVSGKTRYDNHKHTGKPVAGGEFSYGISNAWSLYGGSQLSGDYQTVAAGIGRDLFVLGAVSFDMTQSIAHLKQDNLQGRSYRLNYSKSFEEVRTDITFAGYRFADKNYRTLSQFMDENRTGTITNIPKENYQVYINKYFDNFNLSLNYQHSTYWRDKPQTQYGLYASTNISMAWLSQQNANISVSATRTERNYNGSQDDSVNLYLSIPFYEKHTLNFSEIYSRSGGSNRYNHSVGFSGYNDTDSYNVNVGYTNGQNVDSQSSVSGYYTRSLSQANISANASYVPQQYRSIGASINSGITATGYGVALHRSAYGDTRLMITTDGVSDVPLDNGITKTNYFGVAVIPNINSYRRSTISINTSKLPDNIETLDSTTDITLTKGAIGHRVLTVMKGEKIFAVLSLADGKTPPFGASVRNKDNRELGIVGEDGVTWLVGVSPEEKLSVFWGGEPQCELHLPNELKANSDMILLPCSLAIKTESLAKVN, encoded by the coding sequence ATGATGTTCAAAATTAGCAAAATAACGCAGGCCTTACTACTTATCTATGGGGTAAGTGCGAGCAATGCTTATGCTACAAATACATCAGAATTTAATATTGATATATTAGATGCAGAAGATATCGAAAACGTTGATATGAGCCAATTTTCTGTGGCGGGATATGTAATACCAGGAGATTATGTTTTATCCGTTTTTGTTAATGGACAGCGATTAGGCTCTCCTCGTGATATTAATGTATTTGTACCAACTTCAGGTAGTGATCAAAACCAAATTACCTGCATTCCTGTTGATCTCATCGATTTACTTGGTCTAAAAGAATCCTCTAAAAAAGAAATCACAACATTCCATGATGGAAAATGTTTAGATTTATCTGCGTTGGCTGGTGTGACAACAAAAATTGAATTATCAAATCTATCATTAAATATTACGATCCCTCAATCATGGATGGAATACCGTGATCCATATTGGATCCCACCAGAATTATGGGAAGAGGGAGTAAATGGTGCATTTATTGACTATAACTTAAACGCTAATTATACCGAAAATAATAATGGTAGTAAACGCAGCTATTTATCCAGTAGTGGGACATCTGGGATAAACGTTGGTTCTTGGCGATTACGCGGTGACTATTACGCGACTTATCAAACAGAAAATGCAAATAATGAAAGGGCATCTCAGACGAAACATGATTTTGATTTCAGTCGTTTATATGCCTTTAAATCTATAAAAAGTTTAAGTTCTCTTTTTACATTGGGTGAAAATTATTTTTACTCAGATATTTTTGAATCATGGCAATACACGGGGATGTCTCTCGAAAGTGATGACCGTATGCTGCCACCTAAATTAGTAGGTTATGCACCTGAGATTATTGGAGTGGCAAATACCAATGCAACAGTTATTGTGCGTAGCCAAGATAGGATTATTTTAGAAACGACCGTTCCCGCAGGACCATTTCGAATCCAAACGTTAGATAGCGGGATCCGCTGGGTACTTGATGTCACGGTAAAAGAAGAAGATGGTGAAGAAAAGAAATTTAGCATTACCACAGCTTCTTTGCCATATTTAACTCGACCAGGACGCATTGATTATAAATTAGTATCTGGTAAAACTCGATATGATAATCATAAGCATACCGGCAAACCCGTTGCTGGAGGGGAATTTTCTTATGGTATTTCAAATGCGTGGTCATTATATGGTGGTTCACAACTTAGTGGTGATTATCAAACTGTAGCTGCCGGTATTGGACGTGACCTTTTTGTCTTGGGTGCTGTTTCATTTGATATGACCCAATCTATAGCTCACCTTAAGCAAGATAACTTGCAAGGTCGTTCCTATCGTCTCAATTATTCAAAATCTTTTGAAGAAGTCCGTACAGATATTACCTTTGCTGGATATCGTTTTGCTGATAAGAATTATAGAACGTTATCCCAATTTATGGATGAAAATCGAACAGGGACGATTACAAATATACCAAAAGAAAACTATCAAGTTTATATCAATAAATACTTTGATAACTTTAATTTATCATTGAATTATCAACACAGTACTTATTGGCGTGATAAACCACAAACTCAATACGGTTTATATGCCAGTACAAATATCAGTATGGCATGGTTATCTCAACAAAATGCAAATATTTCTGTGTCAGCAACGCGAACTGAAAGAAATTATAATGGTTCTCAAGATGATTCCGTTAACTTATATCTCTCTATTCCATTTTATGAGAAACATACGTTGAATTTCTCTGAAATTTATTCTCGTTCAGGTGGAAGTAATCGATATAACCATAGTGTAGGGTTTAGTGGTTATAACGATACCGATAGTTACAATGTTAATGTTGGTTATACAAATGGACAAAATGTTGATAGTCAATCTAGTGTAAGTGGGTATTACACCCGTAGTTTATCCCAAGCAAACATTTCTGCGAATGCTAGTTATGTACCACAGCAATATCGGAGTATTGGTGCTTCGATTAATAGCGGTATAACAGCGACTGGATATGGAGTTGCATTACATCGTTCAGCTTATGGTGATACTCGATTAATGATCACGACAGATGGGGTAAGTGATGTTCCATTAGATAATGGTATAACAAAAACCAATTATTTCGGTGTAGCCGTGATCCCGAATATTAATAGTTATAGACGTTCAACCATTTCAATTAATACGAGTAAATTACCAGACAATATAGAAACATTGGACTCTACGACAGATATTACATTGACGAAAGGCGCAATTGGTCACCGTGTTTTAACTGTAATGAAAGGAGAAAAAATCTTTGCCGTGCTGTCTTTAGCTGATGGAAAAACTCCACCATTTGGAGCAAGTGTCCGTAATAAAGATAATCGTGAATTGGGCATAGTGGGTGAAGATGGTGTGACTTGGTTAGTTGGGGTTTCCCCTGAAGAGAAACTATCTGTTTTCTGGGGCGGTGAACCTCAATGCGAACTACATTTACCTAATGAACTTAAAGCTAATTCGGACATGATTTTATTACCGTGTTCCCTTGCGATTAAGACTGAGAGTTTGGCTAAAGTTAATTAA
- the frmR gene encoding formaldehyde-responsive transcriptional repressor FrmR, with the protein MPHSPKEKKAVLTRVRKLKGQLLALETALENEADCSAVLQQIAAIRGAVNGLMAGVLESHLREGLQASATTSEQRESVDDAISLIRTYLR; encoded by the coding sequence ATGCCACATTCCCCAAAAGAGAAAAAAGCGGTTCTAACTCGCGTTAGAAAGCTAAAAGGGCAGTTACTTGCTCTTGAAACTGCTTTAGAAAATGAAGCAGATTGCAGTGCGGTATTACAGCAAATTGCTGCAATTAGAGGTGCTGTAAACGGTTTAATGGCGGGCGTATTAGAAAGTCATTTAAGAGAAGGTTTGCAGGCTTCGGCAACAACATCAGAACAGAGAGAGTCTGTTGATGATGCTATTTCACTGATCCGCACATATCTGCGTTAA
- a CDS encoding S-(hydroxymethyl)glutathione dehydrogenase/class III alcohol dehydrogenase: MKSRAAVAFGPGEPLKIVEIDVMPPKAGEVLVKISHTGVCHTDAFTLSGDDPEGLFPVVLGHEGAGVVVEVGEGVTSVKPGDHVIPLYTAECGECLFCKSGKTNLCVSVRATQGKGVMPDGTTRFSYNGQPLYHYMGCSTFSEYTVVAEVSLAKINPKANHQEVCLLGCGVTTGIGAVHNTAKVQEGDSVAVFGLGGIGLAVIQGARQAKAGRIFAIDTNPTKFELARQFGATDCLNPLDFDKPIQQVIVDMTEWGVDHTFECIGNVNVMRAALESAHRGWGQSIIIGVAGAGQEISTRPFQLVTGRSWRGTAFGGVKGRSQLPGMVEDAMKGDIELSPFVTHTLPLDEINEAFDLMHEGKSIRTVIHFD, translated from the coding sequence ATGAAATCACGTGCAGCGGTCGCATTTGGGCCGGGAGAACCATTAAAGATTGTCGAAATTGATGTAATGCCACCAAAAGCAGGGGAAGTGTTGGTAAAAATTAGCCATACCGGCGTTTGCCATACTGATGCATTTACATTATCAGGTGATGATCCTGAAGGACTTTTTCCTGTTGTGTTAGGGCATGAAGGTGCGGGTGTGGTTGTTGAAGTTGGTGAAGGTGTTACGAGTGTAAAACCTGGCGACCATGTTATTCCGCTGTATACGGCTGAATGCGGAGAATGTCTATTCTGTAAGTCAGGTAAAACGAACTTGTGTGTCTCTGTTCGAGCAACACAAGGTAAAGGTGTGATGCCAGATGGTACAACACGTTTTTCATATAACGGCCAGCCGTTATATCACTACATGGGATGTTCTACCTTTAGTGAATATACCGTTGTTGCAGAAGTTTCATTAGCTAAAATTAATCCAAAAGCAAATCATCAAGAAGTTTGTTTACTTGGTTGTGGTGTGACGACAGGCATTGGTGCTGTTCATAATACGGCGAAAGTACAAGAAGGTGATTCTGTTGCTGTATTTGGTTTAGGTGGTATTGGTTTAGCGGTTATTCAAGGCGCTAGACAAGCAAAAGCGGGTCGTATCTTTGCTATTGATACAAACCCTACAAAATTTGAATTGGCTCGTCAATTTGGTGCGACAGATTGTTTAAATCCATTAGATTTTGATAAACCGATTCAGCAAGTCATCGTCGATATGACTGAATGGGGAGTTGATCATACTTTCGAATGTATTGGTAATGTTAATGTGATGCGAGCCGCACTTGAAAGTGCTCACCGTGGTTGGGGTCAATCCATTATCATCGGTGTTGCAGGTGCTGGACAAGAAATTTCGACAAGGCCTTTCCAATTAGTTACTGGCCGTTCTTGGCGTGGTACTGCTTTTGGTGGTGTAAAAGGGCGCAGCCAGCTACCAGGAATGGTTGAAGATGCGATGAAAGGCGACATTGAGTTATCACCTTTTGTCACCCACACATTGCCGTTAGATGAAATCAACGAAGCATTTGACCTTATGCATGAAGGTAAATCTATCCGTACTGTGATCCATTTCGATTAA
- the leuE gene encoding leucine efflux protein LeuE, producing the protein MFENFGVTNLWTYLIGVIFITLVPGPNSLFVLTSSAKYGVKNGYKAALGVFTGDAMLIFLSFLGVASLVKTSPIFFSVIKYAGAAYLFYLGMKTLYSVIHKKEAVAEADMISHATKGTYQKAVFLSLLNPKMIIFYVSFFIQFIDPAYPNAGMPFFVLGCILEICSMMYLSLLIFGAVVVTNMVKHNKKLSKLSNSCIGAVFLMFGAKLALTA; encoded by the coding sequence ATGTTTGAAAATTTCGGTGTTACTAATTTATGGACATACTTAATCGGCGTTATTTTTATTACATTAGTTCCAGGCCCAAATTCTTTATTTGTCTTAACAAGTAGTGCAAAATATGGTGTGAAAAATGGCTATAAAGCTGCATTAGGTGTGTTTACTGGTGATGCTATGCTCATTTTTTTATCATTTTTGGGTGTTGCTTCTTTAGTAAAAACATCACCAATCTTTTTTAGTGTAATAAAGTATGCAGGTGCTGCTTACTTATTCTACTTAGGCATGAAGACGCTTTATAGTGTTATTCATAAAAAAGAAGCAGTTGCTGAAGCGGATATGATCTCACATGCAACAAAAGGGACGTATCAAAAAGCGGTATTTTTGAGCCTGCTGAATCCTAAAATGATTATTTTTTATGTGTCATTCTTTATTCAGTTCATTGATCCTGCTTATCCTAATGCGGGAATGCCATTTTTTGTATTAGGCTGTATTCTCGAAATATGCAGTATGATGTACTTATCGTTACTGATTTTTGGTGCGGTAGTAGTTACCAATATGGTGAAACATAATAAGAAATTATCTAAATTATCAAATAGCTGCATAGGTGCTGTATTTTTGATGTTTGGCGCTAAATTGGCTCTGACTGCATAA
- a CDS encoding fimbrial protein has product MKIINKLKIFSLFILMSCFSQADVIIDVTAKLIDPACTIRSKDNSKPLQINFGSLNPELINTPNSTRDFSIYISGCDSTNLAIIVTPKTNGAMSYNGRNILSTNTSGLGIDLKQVNGTSVRDLEISKLQRIYPVKNSSTESRLDLKAQLVNVGAIGDLALGQFSTSATFTVTYN; this is encoded by the coding sequence ATGAAAATTATTAATAAACTAAAGATATTCTCTTTATTTATTTTAATGTCATGTTTCAGTCAAGCGGATGTCATTATTGATGTTACAGCAAAGCTGATAGATCCTGCTTGTACTATCCGTAGTAAGGATAATTCTAAACCCTTACAGATTAACTTTGGTTCATTAAACCCTGAGCTAATCAATACACCAAATAGTACTCGAGATTTTTCTATTTATATTTCGGGATGTGATTCAACTAATCTTGCCATTATAGTAACTCCAAAGACAAATGGCGCAATGTCCTACAACGGTCGAAATATTCTCAGTACTAATACATCTGGTTTAGGTATTGACTTAAAACAGGTTAATGGGACTTCCGTCAGGGATTTAGAAATTAGTAAACTTCAGCGCATTTACCCAGTGAAAAACTCTAGTACAGAGTCCCGATTAGATTTAAAAGCCCAATTAGTTAATGTTGGTGCTATCGGCGATTTAGCATTAGGTCAATTTAGCACCTCAGCTACGTTTACTGTAACTTATAATTAA
- the ddlA gene encoding D-alanine--D-alanine ligase — MSKLRVGVIFGGKSTEHEVSLQSAKNIINSLDRNKFDVCLIGIDKEGHWYEYDEDNFLNYADDPSLIALSTPKQGIAIIPGKTTQQFISLENAQPLPQIDVIFPIVHGNLGEDGSLQGLLRMVNLPFVGSGVLGSSACMDKDVTKRLLRDAGLQVAPFISATIEERENIDYDTVVNQLGLPLFIKPANQGSSVGISKVTNKDEFDAAINFAFLFDVKILIESAIKGREIECAVLGNENPIASPCGEIVLHDSFYAYNTKYIDDNGASVVVPAMLAPEISDKIRNIALQAYKALDCSGLSRVDVFLTEGNHVVINEINTLPGFTNISMYPKLWQENGLSYQMLISRLIELAIEKYQQMQELKTMSDL, encoded by the coding sequence ATGAGCAAATTACGGGTAGGTGTTATTTTTGGTGGTAAATCAACTGAGCACGAAGTTTCGTTACAATCCGCAAAAAATATTATCAACAGTCTTGATCGTAATAAATTTGATGTATGCTTGATAGGAATTGATAAGGAAGGGCACTGGTATGAATATGATGAAGATAATTTTCTCAACTATGCAGATGATCCTTCACTAATTGCGCTGAGTACACCTAAGCAGGGCATTGCAATTATTCCTGGAAAAACAACTCAGCAATTTATCTCACTTGAAAATGCGCAACCACTTCCGCAAATTGATGTTATTTTCCCTATTGTTCATGGCAATTTAGGTGAAGATGGCTCTTTGCAAGGCTTATTACGCATGGTGAACCTACCTTTTGTTGGCTCTGGGGTTCTCGGTTCTTCTGCTTGCATGGATAAAGATGTCACTAAACGTTTATTACGTGATGCTGGGTTACAGGTTGCTCCATTTATTAGTGCGACCATAGAAGAGCGTGAGAACATTGATTATGATACTGTCGTAAATCAGCTTGGATTACCTCTCTTTATTAAACCTGCCAACCAAGGTTCTTCCGTTGGGATAAGCAAGGTGACCAATAAAGATGAATTTGATGCAGCGATAAATTTTGCCTTCTTATTTGATGTGAAAATATTGATTGAAAGTGCAATCAAAGGGCGAGAAATAGAGTGTGCTGTATTAGGCAATGAAAACCCAATAGCTAGCCCATGCGGTGAGATTGTGTTGCATGATAGTTTTTATGCTTACAATACAAAATATATTGATGATAACGGTGCATCGGTTGTTGTTCCTGCAATGTTAGCACCTGAAATTAGTGATAAAATTCGTAACATTGCGCTACAAGCATACAAGGCATTAGATTGCAGTGGTTTATCCCGTGTTGATGTATTTTTGACCGAAGGAAACCATGTTGTGATTAACGAAATTAATACGCTACCGGGTTTTACTAATATCAGTATGTATCCTAAATTATGGCAGGAAAATGGCCTGTCATATCAAATGTTGATCAGCCGCCTTATTGAATTGGCTATTGAAAAATATCAACAAATGCAAGAGCTTAAAACAATGAGTGACCTTTAA
- the yqfB gene encoding N(4)-acetylcytidine aminohydrolase: MNKAPDSITFFERLLPLVVSGEKVITIRDKSESDYVPGTRVRVSALETGKYYTDIEILSVEEISYDDISEYHAVQEAMSLETLKALIREIYPTEQSLFVIHYRLA; this comes from the coding sequence GTGAATAAAGCCCCTGACAGTATCACTTTTTTTGAACGTTTGTTGCCGTTAGTCGTTTCAGGCGAGAAAGTGATTACGATCCGTGATAAGAGTGAAAGTGATTATGTTCCCGGAACGAGAGTAAGAGTGTCTGCTTTAGAAACGGGGAAATATTATACGGATATTGAAATTTTATCTGTCGAGGAAATTAGTTACGATGACATCTCTGAATATCATGCTGTTCAGGAAGCAATGTCGTTAGAGACGTTAAAAGCGTTGATCCGCGAAATATATCCAACTGAGCAGTCACTCTTTGTGATTCATTATCGGTTAGCATAA
- a CDS encoding fimbrial protein, whose product MTSYLYKELRLTIILFFLLAFFNSVVEAKEIKLSKYLGHTKIIGSVVSSPCSIVMKDRYQTIDFSSLTMTELSTALEREQHNLPFEIELRDCGSIYSAVDKKTWFVRFEGNTAENINAFTLKGASQGLGVSVLDNKLNILVPGQLYPLIKNVLYDDTKHGQSLFLRYFLRLELTGKPLQAGNYQGLIRFFIDYQ is encoded by the coding sequence GTGACAAGTTATCTATATAAGGAGTTGAGGCTAACGATAATTTTATTTTTTCTATTAGCTTTTTTTAATTCTGTTGTTGAAGCTAAAGAAATAAAACTATCTAAATATTTAGGCCACACAAAAATTATTGGTAGCGTTGTATCTTCTCCATGCTCAATTGTTATGAAAGACCGTTACCAAACTATCGACTTTTCTTCTTTAACAATGACTGAGCTCTCTACTGCACTTGAGCGTGAGCAACATAATTTACCCTTTGAAATAGAACTTCGTGATTGTGGAAGTATTTATTCAGCAGTTGATAAGAAAACATGGTTTGTCCGGTTTGAAGGAAATACTGCTGAAAATATTAATGCATTTACCCTTAAGGGAGCTTCGCAGGGTTTAGGCGTTTCAGTATTAGATAATAAATTAAATATATTAGTACCTGGGCAACTTTATCCATTAATAAAGAATGTCTTATATGATGATACTAAACATGGGCAATCACTTTTTTTGCGTTATTTTCTACGATTAGAGTTAACTGGTAAACCATTACAAGCTGGGAATTATCAAGGACTTATTCGTTTTTTTATAGATTATCAATAA
- the fghA gene encoding S-formylglutathione hydrolase, producing the protein MELIERHACFGGWQDVYQHQSEVLGCLMKFAAYLPSQEAGKTYPVIYWLSGLTCNEQNFITKAGAQQFAAKHGVILIAPDTSPRGSHVADDEAYDLGQGAGFYLNAQQSPWKENYNMYDYIVSELPELVEKNLPANGKRALSGHSMGGHGALVIGLRNPERYRSISAFSPIVAPSQVPWGQKAFMAYLGDDKSLWSDYDTLHLLNESQSIIPIRIDVGTEDPFLNEQLKPELFDEVCHRKHYPYAINLHAGYDHSYYFIASFIGEHIAFHAQYLKD; encoded by the coding sequence ATGGAACTGATTGAACGCCATGCCTGTTTTGGTGGTTGGCAAGATGTTTATCAGCATCAATCTGAAGTGTTAGGTTGCCTGATGAAATTTGCTGCTTATTTACCTTCTCAAGAAGCAGGTAAAACTTACCCAGTGATTTATTGGCTATCTGGCTTGACGTGTAATGAGCAGAATTTTATCACAAAAGCGGGTGCTCAACAATTTGCTGCTAAACATGGCGTGATCCTGATTGCACCAGATACTAGTCCTCGAGGTAGTCATGTTGCAGATGATGAAGCTTACGATCTTGGCCAAGGCGCTGGTTTTTACCTGAATGCTCAGCAATCACCTTGGAAGGAGAATTACAATATGTATGATTATATTGTGTCTGAACTTCCCGAATTGGTTGAGAAAAATTTACCCGCAAACGGTAAGCGTGCATTAAGTGGGCATTCAATGGGTGGACACGGTGCTTTGGTGATCGGGCTTCGCAATCCTGAGCGTTATCGCAGTATATCCGCATTTTCGCCAATTGTTGCGCCATCGCAAGTGCCTTGGGGGCAAAAAGCGTTTATGGCTTATTTGGGTGATGATAAATCGCTGTGGTCTGATTATGATACGCTTCATTTACTCAATGAGTCACAGTCAATTATACCAATTAGAATAGATGTTGGGACAGAAGATCCATTTTTAAACGAGCAATTGAAACCTGAATTGTTTGATGAAGTATGCCACCGTAAACACTATCCTTATGCCATCAATCTGCATGCTGGATATGATCACAGTTACTATTTTATTGCGAGTTTTATTGGTGAGCATATTGCATTCCATGCACAATATTTAAAAGATTAA
- a CDS encoding GNAT family N-acetyltransferase, with product MNIPLYYLRHYQSIEKTFWNAICEHSIQIEQHTICYLTPLDSPIFNFIYLQPESTISALKQAHHLFIAQKKDHTLVIPEEMLQKVQGEVELLGYKRDSVTTAMALALEKQLSVELPKNQVDIVFANHDLALWAKPLVSAFYIPDSNDQVIHEYVRYHEEALLQGSPQFHLVLLVNGEPATSMTVTIEGAIARFDDIGTEIAHQGKGYATQLIDYALAFCRQQNVEYCFLDASEAGLGLYKKFGFEPLFRYINYVWCK from the coding sequence ATGAATATTCCGCTCTATTATTTAAGACATTACCAATCAATTGAAAAAACCTTCTGGAACGCAATTTGCGAACACAGTATTCAAATTGAACAGCATACAATTTGTTATCTCACGCCACTTGACTCTCCCATCTTTAACTTCATTTATTTGCAACCTGAATCAACGATTTCTGCATTAAAACAAGCTCATCATTTGTTTATTGCACAGAAAAAAGATCACACGTTGGTGATCCCAGAAGAAATGCTGCAAAAAGTTCAAGGAGAAGTCGAATTATTAGGATATAAGCGTGACAGCGTCACAACCGCTATGGCACTCGCTTTAGAGAAGCAGTTATCTGTTGAATTACCTAAAAATCAAGTCGATATTGTCTTTGCTAATCATGATCTTGCGTTATGGGCTAAGCCATTAGTTTCCGCTTTCTATATTCCAGATTCGAATGACCAAGTGATTCATGAATATGTTCGCTACCATGAAGAGGCCCTTTTACAAGGCTCACCTCAATTCCATTTGGTGTTGTTAGTCAATGGAGAGCCTGCAACTTCAATGACGGTAACAATTGAAGGGGCAATTGCCCGTTTTGATGATATTGGTACTGAAATTGCTCACCAAGGGAAAGGTTATGCAACTCAATTAATTGATTATGCTTTAGCATTTTGCCGCCAGCAAAATGTTGAATACTGTTTCCTTGATGCTTCCGAGGCAGGATTAGGATTGTACAAAAAATTTGGTTTCGAGCCTTTATTCCGTTATATCAATTATGTTTGGTGTAAATAA
- a CDS encoding molecular chaperone, which yields MLNVKLRTGLSCAILGITAMMSFNAISAVTLDRTRIIFPGSEKSINITITNDNPDEAYLAQSWIEDLDGNKLTKGAILATPPLQRMEPNSKSLVRLSTTPLLNTLPKDRESVFYFNLREVPPKSKDANTLQIALQSRVKLFYRPESILTEAQTKWAHKVTLTKVANGYRLNNTTPFNLTVIGFGNNKNDSELSNFNVVMVPPKSTQLITSSLIAMPHLTYINDYGGKPTLVFKCQGDTCTVTGEG from the coding sequence ATGTTGAATGTAAAACTACGCACTGGATTAAGTTGCGCTATTCTTGGCATTACAGCAATGATGTCATTTAATGCTATTAGTGCAGTGACATTAGATAGAACACGGATTATTTTTCCTGGTTCGGAAAAGTCTATAAATATTACTATTACAAATGATAATCCTGACGAAGCTTATTTAGCTCAAAGTTGGATAGAAGATTTAGATGGCAATAAATTAACTAAAGGTGCAATTTTAGCAACACCTCCATTACAACGTATGGAACCTAATAGCAAAAGTTTAGTACGTTTAAGTACAACTCCTTTATTAAATACTTTACCAAAGGATCGTGAATCAGTTTTCTATTTTAATTTACGTGAAGTTCCACCTAAATCAAAAGACGCTAATACATTACAAATTGCGTTGCAATCACGGGTAAAATTATTTTATCGCCCTGAGAGTATTTTGACAGAGGCACAGACAAAATGGGCTCATAAAGTGACATTGACAAAAGTCGCGAATGGATATCGTTTAAATAATACTACGCCTTTTAATTTAACTGTGATTGGATTTGGTAATAATAAAAATGATTCAGAGCTAAGTAATTTCAACGTAGTTATGGTGCCGCCTAAGTCAACACAACTTATAACATCGAGTTTAATAGCGATGCCACATTTAACTTATATTAATGATTATGGTGGAAAACCAACGTTAGTATTTAAATGCCAAGGTGATACTTGTACGGTAACAGGTGAAGGTTAA
- a CDS encoding fimbrial protein, translating to MKFTKLAMVSLFAASVVPFGAMADNTGKITFTGTVVESPCNIDNKSIDQTVKFGQLSRKGLESGQVAETTFNIEFTGCDFTKFGGVDANNAPVAVKNMNLTFTGQNYSDVAGKKYLVTSTGNTNNLGITIEGFEFDKAKDVLSQITNNVGDNTLTFKALAQKMASADPVAEGEFSAISNFRITYE from the coding sequence ATGAAATTTACTAAATTAGCGATGGTCTCTTTGTTTGCAGCTTCAGTTGTTCCTTTTGGAGCAATGGCTGACAACACAGGTAAAATCACTTTTACCGGTACTGTGGTTGAATCCCCATGTAACATTGATAATAAATCAATTGACCAAACTGTAAAATTCGGTCAGCTATCTCGTAAAGGATTGGAAAGTGGTCAAGTTGCGGAAACCACTTTTAATATCGAATTCACAGGTTGTGATTTTACTAAATTTGGCGGCGTTGATGCCAATAACGCTCCAGTTGCAGTTAAAAATATGAATCTTACATTTACGGGGCAAAATTATTCTGATGTTGCTGGTAAGAAATACTTAGTCACTTCTACAGGAAATACAAATAACCTAGGTATTACAATTGAAGGTTTTGAATTTGATAAAGCAAAAGATGTTTTAAGTCAAATCACCAATAATGTAGGTGACAACACTTTAACATTTAAAGCATTAGCTCAAAAAATGGCTAGTGCAGATCCTGTTGCAGAAGGTGAATTCAGCGCAATTTCTAACTTCCGTATTACTTACGAATAA